A part of Saccopteryx bilineata isolate mSacBil1 chromosome 10, mSacBil1_pri_phased_curated, whole genome shotgun sequence genomic DNA contains:
- the ZBTB47 gene encoding zinc finger and BTB domain-containing protein 47, whose translation MLLVEKTTDSPAAEFSLVEDVALHFACLMGRLNEQRLFQPDLCDVDLVLVPQRSVFPAHKGVLAAYSQFFHSLFTQNKQLQRVELSLEALAPGGLQQILNFIYTSKLLVNAANVHEVLSAASLLQMADIAASCQELLDARSLGPPGPGAVALAQPTTSCTPAAPPYYCDIKQEADTPGLPKIYAREGPDPYSVRVEDGAGTAGGTVPAALGPAQPFFKEEKEGGVEEAGGPPASLCKLEGGEELEEELGGAGTYSRQEQSQIIVEVNLNNQTLHVSTTPEGKPGTAAGPAMVLGREDGLQRHSEDEEEEDDEEEEEEEEEEEEEGGGSGGAEEEEEGGSQGEEDEEEEGHSEQEEDEEEEEEGHSEQDQESSEEEEEEEEGEAGTRQRPAGRRGSRAEPPPHSRMATRSRENARRRAPPEPEETGQRGGKRPKQPPGVAPAPARGPQATDGLGAKVKLEEKQHHPCQKCPRVFNNRWYLEKHMNVTHSRMQICDQCGKRFLLESELLLHRQTDCERNIQCVTCGKAFKKLWSLHEHNKIVHGYAEKKFSCEICEKKFYTMAHVRKHMVAHTKDMPFTCETCGKSFKRSMSLKVHSLQHSGEKPFRCENCNERFQYKYQLRSHMSIHIGHKQFMCQWCGKDFNMKQYFDEHMKTHTGEKPYICEICGKSFTSRPNMKRHRRTHTGEKPYPCDVCGQRFRFSNMLKAHKEKCFRVSHPLASEGAPAAPSAPAPGLPAAQPQAPALPLLPGLPQPLPAPPPLFPTTANSGGRMSANN comes from the exons ATG TTGCTGGTTGAGAAGACGACCGACTCACCGGCGGCCGAGTTCTCGCTGGTGGAGGACGTGGCGCTGCACTTCGCCTGCTTGATGGGCCGTCTGAATGAGCAGCGCCTCTTCCAGCCTGACCTCTGTGACGTGGACCTGGTGCTGGTGCCTCAGCGCAGTGTCTTCCCGGCGCACAAAGGCGTGCTGGCCGCCTACAGCCAGTTCTTCCACTCGCTCTTCACCCAGAACAAGCAGCTGCAGCGTGTGGAGCTGTCCCTGGAGGCGCTGGCGCCCGGCGGCCTGCAGCAGATCCTCAACTTCATCTACACGTCCAAGCTGCTGGTCAACGCGGCCAACGTCCACGAGGTGCTCAGCGCCGCCTCTCTGCTGCAGATGGCCGACATCGCCGCGTCCTGCCAGGAGCTGCTGGACGCCCGCTCCCTCGGCCCCCCGGGCCCCGGCGCGGTGGCCCTGGCCCAGCCCACCACCAGCTGCACCCCGGCCGCGCCGCCCTATTACTGCGACATCAAGCAGGAGGCCGACACCCCGGGCCTGCCCAAGATCTACGCCCGCGAGGGCCCTGACCCCTACTCCGTGCGCGTGGAGGACGGGGCAGGGACGGCAGGTGGCACGGTGCCTGCCGCCCTCGGGCCCGCTCAGCCCTTCttcaaggaggagaaggagggtggggtCGAGGAGGCTGGCGGGCCCCCAGCCAGCCTGTGCAAGCTGGAGGGTGGCGAGGAGCTGGAGGAAGAGCTTGGGGGAGCTGGCACCTACAGCCGCCAGGAGCAGTCCCAGATCATCGTGGAGGTGAACCTCAACAACCAGACGCTGCACGTGTCCACGACGCCCGAGGGGAAGCCGGGCACTGCCGCGGGCCCGGCCATGGTGCTGGGCCGGGAGGACGGGCTGCAGAGACACtcggaggacgaggaggaggaggacgacgaagaagaggaggaggaggaggaggaggaggaagaggaaggtggTGGCAGCGGAGGcgcggaggaggaagaggaaggtggCAGTCAGggagaggaggatgaggaggaagaagggcaCAGCGAAcaggaggaggatgaggaagaggaagaggaaggacacAGTGAGCAGGATCAAGAGAgctcggaggaggaggaggaagaggaggaaggggaggcaggGACCAGGCAGAGGCCAGCGGGGCGCAGGGGCAGCCGGGCAGAGCCCCCTCCGCATAGCCGCATGGCCACGCGGTCCCGGGAGAACGCCCGGCGCCGGGCGCCCCCTGAACCCGAGGAGACTGGGCAGCGTGGTGGGAAGAGGCCAAAGCAGCCCCCTGGAGTGGCCCCAGCACCGGCTCGAGGGCCGCAGGCCACTGACGGGTTGGGGGCCAAGGTGAAGCTGGAGGAGAAGCAGCACCACCCGTGCCAAAAGTGCCCACGCGTTTTCAACAACCGCTGGTACCTGGAGAAGCACATGAATGTGACGCACAGCCGCATGCAGATCTGCGACCAGTGTGGCAAGCGCTTCCTGCTGGAGAGCGAGCTGCTGCTGCACCGGCAGACGGACTGTGAGCGCAACATCCAG TGTGTGACATGCGGAAAAGCTTTTAAGAAGCTGTGGTCCCTCCATGAGCACAACAAGATTGTGCATGGCTATGCGGAGAAGAAGTTCTCGTGTGAGATCTGCGAAAAGAAGTTCTACACCATGGCGCATGTGCGCAAGCACATGGTGG CTCACACCAAGGACATGCCCTTCACCTGCGAGACCTGTGGGAAGTCCTTCAAACGCAGCATGTCTCTCAAGGTGCACTCGCTGCAGCACTCCGGGGAGAAGCCCTTCCGGTGCGAG AACTGCAACGAGCGCTTCCAGTACAAGTACCAGCTGAGGTCGCACATGAGCATCCACATCGGGCACAAGCAGTTCATGTGCCAGTGGTGCGGCAAGGACTTCAACATGAAGCAGTACTTCGACGAGCACATGAAGACTCACACAG GGGAGAAGCCGTACATCTGCGAGATCTGCGGCAAGAGCTTCACCAGCCGGCCCAACATGAAGCGGCACCGGCGCACTCACACGGGCGAGAAGCCGTACCCGTGCGATGTCTGCGGCCAGCGCTTCCGCTTCTCCAACATGCTCAAGGCGCACAAGGAGAAGTGCTTCCGCGTCAGCCACCCGCTGGCCAGTGAGGGCGCCCCCGCCGCCCCCTCCGCGCCGGCGCCCGGCCTGCCCGCCGCCCAGCCCCAGGCGCCcgccctgcccctgctccccgGGCTGCCGCAGCCCCTGCCGGCCCCGCCCCCACTCTTCCCCACCACGGCCAACAGCGGCGGGAGGATGAGCGCCAACAACTAA